The following proteins come from a genomic window of Lolium rigidum isolate FL_2022 chromosome 5, APGP_CSIRO_Lrig_0.1, whole genome shotgun sequence:
- the LOC124651375 gene encoding putrescine hydroxycinnamoyltransferase 3-like, translating into MEVKVLSSKLVKPAYNGGAAPATEYIPLSIFDKVTYQMQMAIIYAFASPAHSTAAIEKGLAAVLAQYRAFAGQIGVNPDDGVPSFILNDRGVRVVEASVDADMVDMAPAKPTPELLKLHPDLEGELEEVVLLQLTRFRCGSLAIGFTSNHVVADGHATSNFLVAWGRATRGLPMGLPPVHHHKDLFKPRSSPRVEHDHRSREYYKPSPTAVVGHHGDGTDNIVIHKAHFTKDFIAGIRANASEGRGRPFSRFEIILAHLWRTMTRARGLSPEETSTIRLSVDGRHRLGKPAEYFGNMVLWAFPRATVGDLLNRPLKHAAQVILDEVARVDGAYFQSFVDFATSGAAKKEGLARSALCKDVLCPDVEVDSWLTFPFYELDFGTGSPSYFMPSYFPTEGMLFLAPSYIGDGSVDAFVPVFENNLQAFKECCYNVE; encoded by the coding sequence ATGGAGGTGAAAGTATTGAGCTCCAAGCTCGTGAAGCCCGCCTACAATGGCGGTGCTGCACCAGCCACCGAATACATCCCTCTGTCGATCTTCGACAAGGTGACGTACCAGATGCAAATGGCCATCATCTACGCCTTTGCCTCGCCGGCGCACTCCACGGCCGCCATTGAGAAGGGACTGGCAGCGGTGCTTGCCCAATACCGCGCCTTCGCCGGCCAGATCGGCGTCAACCCTGATGACGGCGTCCCCTCCTTCATCCTCAACGATCGTGGTGTGCGTGTCGTGGAGGCGTCCGTGGACGCTGACATGGTGGACATGGCGCCGGCCAAGCCCACGCCGGAGCTGTTGAAGCTTCATCcggacctcgagggcgagctggagGAGGTGGTGCTGCTGCAGCTGACGCGATTCAGGTGCGGCTCCCTCGCCATCGGGTTCACTTCCAACCACGTCGTCGCGGACGGCCACGCCACCAGCAACTTCCTCGTCgcctggggccgcgccaccagggGGCTCCCCATGGGTCTCCCGCCAGTGCACCACCATAAGGACCTGTTCAAGCCCCGGTCGTCACCTCGCGTCGAGCACGACCACCGGAGTAGAGAGTACTACAAGCCGTCGCCTACTGCCGTCGTTGGCCACCACGGCGACGGCACCGACAACATCGTCATCCACAAGGCGCACTTCACGAAGGACTTCATTGCCGGGATCCGTGCCAACGCCTCGGAGGGGCGCGGCCGGCCGTTCAGCCGGTTCGAGATCATCCTCGCCCATCTCTGGCGCACCATGACACGAGCCCGTGGCCTGAGCCCGGAGGAGACCTCGACGATCCGGCTGTCGGTGGACGGGCGCCACCGCCTCGGCAAGCCGGCGGAGTACTTTGGCAACATGGTGCTCTGGGCGTTCCCGCGCGCCACGGTGGGCGACCTCCTTAACCGGCCGCTGAAGCACGCCGCGCAGGTGATCCTCGACGAGGTGGCCAGGGTGGACGGCGCATACTTCCAGTCCTTCGTCGACTTCGCCACCTCCGGCGCCGCCAAGAAGGAAGGGCTCGCGCGGAGCGCCCTGTGCAAGGACGTCCTGTGCCCGGACGTCGAGGTGGATAGCTGGCTGACATTCCCGTTCTACGAGCTGGACTTTGGCACCGGCAGCCCGAGCTACTTCATGCCGTCCTACTTCCCCACGGAGGGGATGCTCTTCCTCGCGCCGTCCTACATCGGCGATGGCAGCGTCGATGCCTTTGTCCCAGTCTTCGAGAACAATCTTCAGGCCTTCAAAGAATGCTGCTACAACGTGGAGTAG